Part of the Denticeps clupeoides chromosome 3, fDenClu1.1, whole genome shotgun sequence genome, tgtattcatagttggggtcctagtgaaccggaattgatctcttcatcgatggtaacttgaaagcacgttgtaagtcgctctggataagggcgtctgccaaatgccgtaaatgtaaatgtaaatgtaaccaccaccctgagtgagcagtgggcagccatgacaggcgcccggggagcagtgtgtgtggacggtgctttactcagtggcaccttggcagatcgggattcgaaccggcaaccttctgattacagggccagcACTTACTTGCCTGAcgcattgatttaaaaaaaaaaaaaaaaaagaaagttaagaAAATTGCATATTTACAATAACACAGTCCAACCCACACAGATAACGGCTCCAAACACATTCCGTTAAGGACAGTTTTGACTGTGCCCGGGCTTCCCAATCCTCCTCAAGGTTACTTTATCATCGGCAGCTTCATACCTGTACGAAGTGTGACGAGAATGACGAACAATACGGACAAAACGTGCAAAGAGGCACTACGGTTACTGCAGGCTGAAAAGAGGTACTTGGTTTAAGGATGGAGTCTAGTTGCATCCATCATGCCCTTCGTCAGTTTTAATGTCGTGCAGTGCTGCCACCCCGCAGTTATTGAAAAAGTGTCCGACGCGAGTTTTAAAGACACGCAAAGTGAAACGCATACCCAGATGTCATCTGATTCGGAACAATTCGGTCGCGGTGCGTCCTGGTCGAGGAAGCTCCTCTTCACCTGTCCCCCGGCAGGCTCCTCATGGCGCAGCTGTCGCTTCATTGCTAAGTCCCTCCTTTTACTCGCGATCTGACGCTCGATCATCTCCAGCAGTCGCTTCTTCCGAACCAGCTCGTCGTCGTGGTCCGGAGCAGGAACCCGGGGCGGCGGAGAGACGCGGGCCTCTCCGGCCCCGTCCTCGGCGCCGAGTCTGCTGGTGCGCGTGTAGCCGGGCTCCGTCGCCTCCATCGGGCTGCAGCTCGCCGACTGCACACAGACAGCGACGGACAGGGGCTGGAATACTTCAACACACTCGGCCACTAGCACGCCTGAATCAACATGTCAACGTTAAATGTTCAGGAGAGAaaggggggggacggggactTACATCCTCTTCGCGCTTTTCCCTAAAGTTCCACATGAAATCCTACAGACTTGTAATGCTCGCACGCTACATAATTAGTGACGCTGGGATAGGCGAGCAAGCGGGCTAGCTCTGACAAGCGCTTGTTAGCCAGATGGCTAACGGGACCCCCTCGTCTGTCCTTTTCACTCCGGTACGAAAATCCAGAGCCTAAAGGTGTTTCGGTTCAGGGTTCCCACCACATCACCGCGCACCACAGACAACGTCCTTACACCGGAAAAGAGCGAACGCGGCAAACACGTACGGCTGGGTAGCAACACGGTGCAAGTGGCGTTTTCTTGCATCGTGGTGACGTCACAGCAGTGTTGCCAGTTCCGGACATATacgcaaaaaatatatatacgcTACACTcatgcacgctctctcagatctgcaaacaaaatgagactaaaaattccctcttcacaggtctccgatcccaattgactattctcctttgtttgtccctggctggtggaacaacttgccccaACTtgctccatttgactagccgagactaccaccagcTTTAAGAAgcatttgaaaacccacttgtttagtatttcaaacgagtctaacactaacacacaaaaatttgtctagcacttaacaatttctgagcatgttcttttcctgacaagttaggccttatcagggctcttagttttttaactgaaaatctatagaaaccgaatgagaattgctggtgtcttcctattgtaagtcgctttggataaaagtgtctgccaagtaaagtaaattaagtaaattaaagtgcaagacacacaaaacacacaaaacatatagACAGTATAGacagtataaaacagtatgGTATAAAACAGTACAGGAGACATTGCAGAGTGTATATACAAgggcattataaatataaatatattatatataatatacaaggGGGTAGGCTTATTTgccacttcacttcatattgcACATAGTCTTAGACATAgtcttatttttaataatatacatATTAGTATATACAAAACATAGACTACTTAGATACTTGATTTCAGTGATTGGAGATCTGTTTTAGGATGACACCTTCATGACAAGGCAAATCAGACGTATCGATATTTTCGCATCTTCTTTTTCTGTACCACGGTTCCAACTGAAAGAAAACGTGCCGGTATaaatactgctcctcacacgTCGACGTGACTCAGTGACGTCACAGAAAGAcgtcacaaaaaaacatgtttgatcACCAGACCCCGCCCCCAGCAGCACTCTCATGGAGCGAAGAAGACACACTTTTTAGTTTGACTTTCCAattacatttagtttttgtataAAGTATCGGAATCGCACATCGGTAATTAAAACTAATTGGGTTACTAAATTagacctggcaacacagcaTCGTTTCGACCTAGAGTCACAGTGCCCATGGTGGAGGCAATCGAACGTAACGTATTAGTTTAATAATCATTACTTagtttattctaaaaaaaatctgcaaatccAAATTAATCAATAACTGGAGCAAAAACAAGTTTTCGCAGACTGAATCAGTATAATAATCAGTATATGTAATTACTTTTGGATTATTTACCTGTACAAGAGTAaactaataatttttaaaaaaagatattcataatgataataaataaaatatcagaaTTAATGCAAACTGCATTTTAACTGGTTGTGAATGCACATGACTcaatttgcattttctttttaaatatcataCCACAGATATGGTGCATAGTCCATGTGTCATGGAGAAGAAGATGCTGAAAACTTGTTCAGGAAACTGGAAATTATAAGCAGAATTTTATTGCAATGCGCAGTAATACAACAGCCAGTCAGTGCATGGAACCATGCCATACTTCGTTCTTATACATTTCTTTTATCTATTGATTACCCTATTGGTCATGTATCATCACCTCATCTGGAGccagcgtgtgcgtgtgtgtgtttgcagtagTGCCACTGACCAAGGTACCGTctccacccactgctcactaaggttaatggatgaggacacattttattatcacttcactttccattaTCTTTAGCCTTACATGAGATGCTACCTGTCCCAATTGTGCGTGTGTTCAGAATGTACAGCTAATTGAAAATGTGACGCATACTTGCCTTAAGGTTTATGTTCACCCCCAAGAGCTGTGCAAGCCAAATTAAATGATACAGAATGAAAGCACCCTTGTGTGCTCAGTTAAGAGCAGGCATTGCCTCATCTGTGCATGCGCTTAGATGCTCAAAGGTGTATAAAATTGATCAAACCATAATAAAAACCAATAGCCGCAATGTATTAATTGTATATCAGTGCATGCATATGTAGTACTCATCGTATATGAATCAAACAAATATCTTGTACATTTGTGGtccttcaaaaacaaaaaaaaaaaatcaccaagtaCACCTGTAGGTGTCATTCTTGTACCAAAGCCCATTCTAATGTTTCTGCAATATGAGGCGTTGGCTAAACAGCGTAAAGGTAATACAGAATACATGACCAATCTGTGAATTTTCTTCTAAACAAATACAAGGGCCAATAGTACACGTCCACATGTAAGCCTTTATTTTCAGCAGATATGCAATCCTTCAACAGCTCCTATATTACAGTACCATTTACACAATTTTTTACCGTCTCCCAAaatttctaaatgtaaatgcaaatcttAACAATTCCTTTGTTGACCCATCTTAAGATTTATCAATTTGTACTGGCCATCCAGCAAGTAATCAAACATCCTTTGACTTTCGGAGTGATGAGTAGCTGGTTTTACACATGGAACAGCCCaaatctaaaacacacacatttgaaacctatacacatacacattctcCCTAACGTTGTGCAATAGTGTCCTTCTAACCCTTTATTGTAATTGCACATGACCTGGGCGTAAATGACTACAACTGACTACAAGACCGCATGGTATTGTGAAACTATGACACGTAAATCTGACTGGACAGTAGGGCacattcatcttcatcttctcaTCAAATCAGTAAGCACTAGTGTTCTCCAAACAAAGCatctggagaaaaagaaaaacacaataagCAATTCAACAGCAACCAAGGCCAGACCCTGGCTTCAACTTCAGCTTCAACTAAACCACAGAACTTTAAATGATGTTTCATCCATATataatttcagatttttggAATCGGTGCTCATTTGTTCTTCTGCTACACCTTATGTAggctgtttttttacatttacagactttgatttatttgttcagCTGTAAAATGTTCAAACTAATTCAGCATTATTCAGAACACACTTACAGCCCCTGGCAGTTGGTAGGCCATTATCAGTATGCTGTGTCCATCTCTCTGTGCCTAAGGATACCTCTATACCTGCCTTTTCTCACTGATAGAACTTAAGCTCTGTATCCACACAATCAAAGAAGAGGTCGCCTAAATCCTCCTCGGGTATTTCTCCTCTGAGCAGAGCCCCAATGTCCATCAAGCACTGGGATTCCAGGTAACGCAGGGTCTCCTGAAGAGATGCTCCGGCCTCCTAGGAGAATATGTGGGTACAaggataaatttttttttttaatgcaaatgcattaaaaatgcaaaagcaatatgtatatatatttatatatattttttttcaaacaggCACCAAAATCACTGGATTTCCATCATCCCCTGGCTTCTGTAAACAACCGTGTTCCATGTTTTACCTGGTCAGTCTCCATGTTGCTTAAAGCATGCTGATGGGCCTTGTACAGGTCATGCTCCCGGGCCACTTGACTCCGGAAGCGAGGCTGCTTTCTGACAGGGTCCTCAGGCCCATATTGTGGTGAGATCACCCTGGGCACAGGAGTCATACACTCTGAGAAAATAAAAGGCTTGAACACAGACCTGAAagcacataaaaagaaaaaagtgcaaaGGAAAATGTTACGGAACACACCTTGACAAATAAACAGGCcaaaacaaaaatgcttttttctattcattttttactttgctAAGATAGCATGTTCCATAATGTTAAGTATAGCATTTTTAAACTACAGCTCAAAATCAACATGTTTTGTCTATTTGTGTTCAGTATTTTATTACGGAAAATTAGTCCAAGAAATAATTTGGTTTGCTACGTGCATGTGATGgatatgtgcatgtgtctatgtgtcaaaatatcaaaactggATAGTCTAACTCAACTTTCTCTTTGTGCTTGTGTTTGGACAATTGAACTGATAAGTGCTACACAGAATTAGCAGGAACCTAATTAGCtaataagaacaaaaatacCTAATAAGAACCtaataagaacaaaaatacTTCTGGTGACCATTTACAAAGACCAGAAAATTGTGTAGTTCGTAGCCATGTAGACTTGTAGCACCTGGACGGGTCTGGGGTGGCAGTGAAAAAGTGGATGCAGGGGTAGGCAGAGTCCCGGGGCAGGACAGACACCATGCTCCCCGTGGTGCGGAAGCCTTCAGAGTCCATGCAGATGCCACTGGCCTTGTCCCTCAGGATCGTCATCATTACCTCAGCAGTAACTGAGCCTGACGAACAGTCACAAAGCAAGGCCGAGTGAGAAAAGCTGCTTGCTGCTTTCACTTAAAAGCACACAGTCACTTACTCAACACCCACCATTGTGCTGTTTGAGCAACTCGGTGCCTCCCCTGTAGCGCTGCTTGGCCAACTCCATCCTGGCAGGAGGGTTATCTGGACTGAACGCAGCACTGAAGCTGAACTCGCCCTCACCATTCCACCAGCCCTGAGCCTGGGCAGTACTGCGCAGCTCTGGGTGCTCCAGCGCGATTTCAGTTTCTATTGTCAGCTGGTTGGAGATGTTCTTTACTCCTTCTGCCAAGAAACACATGAACAAACATGAACGTGactgaaaccttttttaaataagagtGCAAGCTGAGAGATTTTGTGCTTTACAGAATCACCTGTGATTTTGAGCCAGTGATGTTAGACCTGGAGTTACCTGTCACCTGCTGTGCTGCCCATAGCTTCCCGGCCGTCTCCAGGACCCAGGCCTCTAACCGGTCCACCAGCAGGAAGGTATTGTGGTAGCTGAAGGGTTTAGGGTCTTCCCTGCATGGCCCACCTTGGCCATGCTGCTCAAGCAGTCCAGTGATGACACCTAATGCAGCCCTGGCACTGTCCCCTCGCTCCAGTCCCAAACTGTCAAACagttaaaatatgaaatacaaTCTGTACCTATCTACCTTAAACACTCTAAACTAACCTATAAAAGAACCTCCCTGTTACTACATTTTGCTTCATTGGTATAGGGCTCAAATGTAAGACAACAAATCTGCAgaaaaaatgtcttatttttgggAGATACAGATACAAAGAGGCCATTttattacatacatattttgCTATGAAAATAGCATTGTGAATAACAGTGTGTATTTAAGAAGATGTTCTTAAATCTTCAAATGTTTAGTACTGAATGTGATGTGATTTCACCGATGCTACACTTTATTCTCTGACTTGACTTGTTTTTAGACATGATTTACATTCATAAGCAGGGCTGTAATATTATACACAATGTTTTAAATAGCAAATAAAAAAGCTATTTGCTGGACTGATTATACTCATCATTGGACAAAATGGTCCAATTATTGCAAGGAGACAGTAGCAACTAGTACTATTTTTTAGAGAAAAATTGCTAACCTATATTTGGTTAGATTGGTTAGCAAAGAGAGAaaatggtaacttaagcacgttgtaagtcgctctggataaggcgaCTTAcatgtaaacgtaaatgtagaAAATCCTAACACACTGAAGTGCTTATGTGAAGCGTACCGGACTAGATCCATCCCCAGCAGTGCCTCGCCCTCTCCCACGGGCTCCCGGGTCCACACCGCCTCATTCCCAATGCACACACCATGCTCATTAGCTCCCATTTCAGCCCCCCATAGCCAGGCAGGGCGACTGAGAACCACTGCGTGAGTGTGCTCCGCCTGGGGGATGGATATATACGTGCACTGCAAAGAGGGAAAGTCCATGACGAATGACATTTAACAACAGCCTGCTGCAGTTTGTACAGTAGtacaatgataaaatatgatttaacattagtagtattagtagtattagtatGCTGATGTTCTGCTCAGGGTATAAAGCCATGCCATTACagtcagaaagagaaaaagtcaATATGCCTCCCGAAAACTGCTCACAATACAACAATTTCTGAATTATTAGTACTGTAACATTTTGAATTATCGCTCCAAATAACTTTTctatataaaattatatgtCCACTGTGCATTTGTTGGCATGGTGTCAAATATATAGTAATGAATGTATATTAATTAACCCGCTGTCCAAACTAAGTGGATGGTGActgactgtaggtgtgagtgtgtaagtgtgtgtgtgtgtgtgtgtgtgtgtgtgtgtgtgtgtgtgttgcacccTGCACCCActgtgggctccagcagccgcggttatggaaagtgagtgagtgagtatcTGCAGGTTGAATTTAGGACATCATAGCAGCACCAATACAGTAAATATTCTGCTGTATATGAATGTTTATTGCCGttggtttgatttgtttttttcctgttcgTGATGTTCGTCTGAACTGTGTAAATGCTACTGAACATTATTTCCGCCCCACCCGTAATGGACAGACTGACAAGAAAATTGGATATAACCAAATGCAGAACGTGGAGAACGAGTTACCTCCACCAAACTCCCAGACGGGTGTGAGGCGGCGGGGAAGTGAACGACCTCCTGGACTTCGTCCCTGGGCCGGTCGGAATTCTTACCAAATATGACATGGTCCTCTCGGGAGCCAGGGGGCAGTGACACAAGACAGTCACATGACTGCGGTGGCTCAGCCATCCTGGGGATAGAAAAAGAAGAAGTCCCTCTCTCATTCATGGCGTGAACGGATCAACAAAACCACAAGCTCTGTACCAAATTCAATCAATTAAAGGTGATCGTGTTCATTTTCActcattttttttgccaatatCTGCCATGCATTCATATTTAAGGTGGTTGTGTGCAGCGGATGCATTACGCGGCCTCCGAAAGAACGACATTTAACCGGAGCGCTCCGCGGACGAGGATTACAGGGCCGCCGTAATCTCCTCCAACCCCGGCCGCAGCAAACGCACACGTTCGTGACAAGCGGTCGAAActtgttgttgttattgatgatgatgattatgatgatgatgacgacccCCCGCCACCCCGCCAACGATCCGTCACACACGCCGTCATCTCGCCGTTCTGACAGGCGCGGCCTGCGACAGCGACGTCGCCAGCGATCACGTCGCGAATTCAGCCCGAACAAACAAGCACAGACGCGGGCCGGAACGTCGGGTGCCGCTCCCGGCGTGCGGGGTTTACCTTCCTCTCCCTCCGTCTAGCTCGGAACCGGACAGCGAGCCCGGATGGAGCAGGTCGCAGCGGAGACGTCACGTGACCGCGCCCACAGCCCGCCGCTctgcttccttccttccttcctacccaacttccttccttccttccttttcctTATCGCCTGTCAAGTGGCTAGCAAGATCATACTGTAAATCATTTCAAATGGGCAAATTCATTCTGGAATAAATGAAGTTTATTCAGGCGTGCCTGGCCTGAAAAGGCGCCACCTAAAGACTGAATGTGCCGCAGGCGACTTTACGTTTaattatatgaaagtgaaaagtggaagtgaaattattgtcattgtgatacacagcacagcactcggtgcacacaacgaaatgtgtcctctgcttttaacccatcaccctgagtgagcagtgggcggccatgacaggcgcccggggagcagtgtgtggggacggtgctttgctcagtggcacctcagtggcgccttggcggatcaggattcgatccggcaaccttctgattacgggggcggcttccttaaccggtaggccaccactgccccgggacACCGCAACGCCACCCCATATAACTCGGTGCAGCCATGCAATGCACACGTGAAGCTGGTTTAAAGTCGACTTTTATGTAGTCTCCttagaagaattttttttaaatgcattaagaAAATGCTTTAAGATATGCAAAATGCATTGAGATAAAAGAGGGGTTTACAGTTTTTAAGTTTAAGCATCAATAAGGTGAGATGCTAGAAGAATGAAATGACTAGTTTATTCATCCTAAATGAAACATTGCTAAATCTGCTTTACACGTGTCTCAAATATAACAGTACATGTATGACAAGGCACAATTACACCTAGTATAACAACACTGCATGCTATTTTACCTTGAGCTTGATTGACAGATGCGGCACATGATCAGGGCACAAATGCATTGTGACAAATTGAGACAGGAGGCTCTGATATGGCCTCTGCAGTTCTGACTTTGAGGGACCTTTGCTGATGGCAGCACGTACATGACACATGTGATGTGAGTGGGGCTTTGAGGAGCGGCCCATAGGTTCCAGGAACAGCCCAGAATCTCGTAAAAAATGAACAACCCATAAAGCTAAAAAGTTTTATGCCTGAACCTGTCAAGCAGCATTGTTGTCAGGCTGTGTGCGCAGTAGTGTTAAAATAAGTACCAGTCAAACTCGCATGGCTGTACGGAAATTATGTCGACATCTGACAGGAAGCTCATTAAAAGTCCATCACCACCTCGTTTTAGCAGCCACATTCCTCTGTTCTGACTCACTCTGTTCTATATGGTTTGGTTGTTTGTCGGCCTTCTTCATTTGATTTTACTGTTTGTGGGATTAGTGCTGATCAACATGCTCTAGACTAAAAGTGGAAGAATGAATGGTTTAGAAAAATGCCGTACTTGGACAGTTCACAATTTCCAAAAATGTTTAGTGAACAAAACATATATGTTATGAACAGTTGACGTTAAACCAGCGCAGTTGTGTAATACACTGAATGCAAAACAATATATAAGAAATTATATATCAATTACATGTGACCTTCAAAACTAAAGTCAATTCACACCCACAAGGAGAACAATTCAGATCTTTGACAAATATTATACTGAATGTTTTTAAATTAGTCTAATCATCCAAATATTAGAATAAATTAGAATCAaatagaaaatgttaaaaaatgattaatgcATAGCAATTTACTCAAATAAACCTCCACGTGCATCAATAATAGCTTGACAGACCTTGGGCATTCTAGATTTGCTGAGGTTATAAAGAATTGAATGTgaaaaacaccaaaaataaaaaaaagacacatttttgcTGATCACGAGCCTTGTTGCTACAAATTGATCCACTTGAAATTTCTTTAATGGGAAAAAATCTATAGTTTCCTATAAAAAATGAGGTCATTTGTAAATAAGCCAACACATTTGAATGGTGGTATAAGTTCTGAAGTTGTGGTCTGTGTGTACGTTTCTATCACTCCAGATGGTTTGCTGTGTTCCGGCTGCGTCTGGCCTTTCATCTCCTGTCCGCCGCTGACAAGGCCCTGGCCGTCCAAATGGTCGGTGTTTGCTGAGACAAAACAAATgcggacagaaaaaaagacggTAAGTAAAAACAAACACGATACAGACACAAGACGGCCACACCCAGACAACACTCTCACCCGACAGACACTCTGTAAACACACATCCGCTCACTGCACAAGCACGGCTGACGCGTTCCATTAGTCATGCCCTCCAGGAGCGTCCATTGATAAAGTGCAGTTCTCCATCTGCACGTTTGCGACCCTGTGTGGGTGACGGACCGGCCGAGCCGACGCCCCTCCGTCCCTGGCCATCGTTAGAAGCCGAGCCAGGATCGACATGGGGGATGGACAGGTGGCTGCTAGCAGAGGAGACGTTAATCTGGCGAGGTGGGGAAGTGAAGACAGGGTGGCAGGGATCAGTGCTTGCTGCTAAAGCCTGGTATTATGGGAGCTGGCGGGGGGGAGGTAGTGCACTGTCTGCAGACAACGCGACTGCTGTGATTCCCGCTGCCTGTCCTCTGCCTTTTTGCCCTTCTGATTCTCATCGTTCGGTCCAGAGACAGGCACAACAGTGAAGAGCATGGGAGGAGGCCGGATTAGACCCTGCCGAAAGGCTGCACTGAtctcctttttctcctctgctgAAAATCAGCTTTGAAGAGCAAAGAGAAGCACCTATCCCCCCAACCCACCCTTATTCCGTAAAATTGCTTTATCCTGAATTTACAAAGACAAGCAATTAACAGCGTGATGCAGTACACTAGACAATAGAATGAAATCAAAGGCTTTACAAACCCAGGACATGAGTGCACTATACAACGATGCACTACAGCTCTGCACTGAAGATATTTTGTCCCATTAATTAATTACAGTACGTTCCTGATATTACCTGATATTACAAATaattgtgaaaaatatttttttaggaCCTGATTCTATGCACTGcttaaaatatatttagcaTATTAAAGTAGATGATGATATAAATTAAATGAGCTGGGTCAAAAGAATTCACAGCTAACACACCAAATGTACTTCTAAtgtgttaaattaataattagCAGTACCTTAATGTACAACTGATTCATTAAAAGTATAATATAATAGCAACAGATGTGTACAATGATCATGgtaatttaatgcaattttaattTAGTGATTGGATAAAGTGAATAGACCATGATATAAGTATATTTCGTTCTGGGACAAATTTGAATAATCATATAgagatttaaataaattgtaat contains:
- the scrn2 gene encoding secernin-2 isoform X1 gives rise to the protein MAEPPQSCDCLVSLPPGSREDHVIFGKNSDRPRDEVQEVVHFPAASHPSGSLVECTYISIPQAEHTHAVVLSRPAWLWGAEMGANEHGVCIGNEAVWTREPVGEGEALLGMDLVRLGLERGDSARAALGVITGLLEQHGQGGPCREDPKPFSYHNTFLLVDRLEAWVLETAGKLWAAQQVTEGVKNISNQLTIETEIALEHPELRSTAQAQGWWNGEGEFSFSAAFSPDNPPARMELAKQRYRGGTELLKQHNGSVTAEVMMTILRDKASGICMDSEGFRTTGSMVSVLPRDSAYPCIHFFTATPDPSRSVFKPFIFSECMTPVPRVISPQYGPEDPVRKQPRFRSQVAREHDLYKAHQHALSNMETDQEAGASLQETLRYLESQCLMDIGALLRGEIPEEDLGDLFFDCVDTELKFYQ
- the scrn2 gene encoding secernin-2 isoform X2; this encodes MSYLCTYISIPQAEHTHAVVLSRPAWLWGAEMGANEHGVCIGNEAVWTREPVGEGEALLGMDLVRLGLERGDSARAALGVITGLLEQHGQGGPCREDPKPFSYHNTFLLVDRLEAWVLETAGKLWAAQQVTEGVKNISNQLTIETEIALEHPELRSTAQAQGWWNGEGEFSFSAAFSPDNPPARMELAKQRYRGGTELLKQHNGSVTAEVMMTILRDKASGICMDSEGFRTTGSMVSVLPRDSAYPCIHFFTATPDPSRSVFKPFIFSECMTPVPRVISPQYGPEDPVRKQPRFRSQVAREHDLYKAHQHALSNMETDQEAGASLQETLRYLESQCLMDIGALLRGEIPEEDLGDLFFDCVDTELKFYQ